The genomic region AGGCCGACGGCGAGCACGGCGGCGGCCAGCAGGCCGGCGGCGACGCGGCGGACGGTCAGGCGGGGGTGCATCGTGAGTCCTCCTCAGGTGGTTCCCGGGAGGTACTCAACCGTACGTGGGCGAATCGTCGCTGCCGTTGGCGCTGATCTTCCCTCGTACGGGTGATCGCCCGTACGAGGGAGGGTGCGTGACTTCCGGTCAGATCCCGGCGGCGCCGGCCAGGTCCCGCTTCAGCGCGGTCAGCAGCTCGGCCGCCCGCTCCCGGGTGCCGGCCAGCTCGGCGGCGGTGCCGACCGGCAGCACCACCTCCAGGTAGCACTTGATCTTGGGCTCGGTGCCGGAGGGGCGGACCACGATCCGCGCCGAGCGCACCGACTCGCCGGCCAGGTAGTAGCGCAGCCCGTCGGTCGGCGGCAGCTCGGCCGAGCCGGCGCTCAGGTCGTCGGCGCGGGCGACGGTCAGGCCGGCGAGCGAGACCGGCGGCTGCTCGCGCAGCCGGCGCATCGCGTCGGCGATCAGCGACAGGTCCTCGACCCGGGCCGAGAGCTGGTCGGTGGCGTGCAGGCCGTGGGTGAGCGCCAGATCGTCCAACAGGTCGGACAGGGTGCGCCCGGACCGCTTCAGGGTGGCGGCCAGTTCGGCGATCAGCAGGGCGGCGGTGATGCCGTCCTTGTCCCGCACACCGTCCGGGTCGACGCTGTAGCCGAGGGCCTCCTCGTAGCCGTAGCGCAGGTCCTCGGTGCGCGAGATCCACTTGAAGCCGGTCAGCGTCTCGGCGTAGCCGAGGCCGGCCGCCTCGGCGATCCGGCCGAGCAGGGTGGACGAGACGATGGTGGTGGCGAAGGTGCCCTGGGCCCGCTTGGCCACCAGCGCTGCGCCGAGCAGTGCGCCGACCTCGTCGCCGCGCAGCATCCGCCAGCCGGTGCCGGTGCCGGCGGTCGGCACGGCCACCGCGCAGCGGTCCGCGTCCGGGTCGTTGGCGATCACCAGGTCCGGGCCGACCGAGGCGGCGGCGGCGAAGGACAGGTCCATCGCCCCGGGCTCCTCCGGGTTGGGGAAGGCCACCGTCGGGAATTCCGGGTCCGGCTCGGCCTGGGCGGCGACCACCGTCGGGGCCGGGAAGCCGGCCTGCTTCCAGGCGGCCAGCAGGGTGTCCCGGCCGACCCCGTGCAGCGGCGTGTAGACCACCTCGAGGTCGCGCGGGCCGGCCGGGTCGAGCACGGTCAGGGCCCGGGCCAGGTAGGCGTCAAGCACCTCCTCGCCAAGCAGCTGCCAGCCTTCGGCCGCCAGCGGGACCTCGGCCAGGGTGGCGATCGCGTCGATCTCGGCGGCGATCTCGGCGTCGGCGGGCGGCACGATCTGCGAGCCGTCGCCCAGGTAGACCTTGTAGCCGTTGTCCCGCGGCGGGTTGTGACTGGCCGTCACCATCACGCCGGCGGCCGCGCCCAGGTGGCGGATCGCGAAGGCCAGCACCGGGGTGGGCAGGGAGCGCGGCAGCACGGCGGCGCGCAGACCGGCGCCGACCATCACGGCCGCGGTGTCCAGGGCGAACTCGTAGGACTTGTGCCGCGCGTCGTAGCCGACCACCACCAGATCGCCGGCATCG from Kitasatospora azatica KCTC 9699 harbors:
- a CDS encoding phospho-sugar mutase encodes the protein MAETTTLLARARQWLAEDPDPETRAELAALLERADDEAVAAQLAERFADRLQFGTAGLRGELGAGPMRMNRAVVIRAAAGLAAYLRKADAGDLVVVGYDARHKSYEFALDTAAVMVGAGLRAAVLPRSLPTPVLAFAIRHLGAAAGVMVTASHNPPRDNGYKVYLGDGSQIVPPADAEIAAEIDAIATLAEVPLAAEGWQLLGEEVLDAYLARALTVLDPAGPRDLEVVYTPLHGVGRDTLLAAWKQAGFPAPTVVAAQAEPDPEFPTVAFPNPEEPGAMDLSFAAAASVGPDLVIANDPDADRCAVAVPTAGTGTGWRMLRGDEVGALLGAALVAKRAQGTFATTIVSSTLLGRIAEAAGLGYAETLTGFKWISRTEDLRYGYEEALGYSVDPDGVRDKDGITAALLIAELAATLKRSGRTLSDLLDDLALTHGLHATDQLSARVEDLSLIADAMRRLREQPPVSLAGLTVARADDLSAGSAELPPTDGLRYYLAGESVRSARIVVRPSGTEPKIKCYLEVVLPVGTAAELAGTRERAAELLTALKRDLAGAAGI